A genomic segment from Bacteroidota bacterium encodes:
- a CDS encoding peptide MFS transporter — MSNSSTGHPKGLYLLFITEMFERFSYYGMRAIFILFLTKALLYDKVLSSDIYGSYTGLVYLTPLLGGYMADRYWGNRKSIVIGGIMMAIGQFFMFLSGSFYTQIEIARVLMVGGLGMLIFGNGFFKPNISTMVGQLYPKGDKRIDSAFTIFYMGINLGAFLSPLVCGGLGNTGDPADFKWGFLAASIGMVISTSIFVWLKNHYIVSPEGEAIGAIPNANRNSNQATKDKTKSDFTQQQVFTWLGIEIALFVLFYFLGQGVIGSFIFSLSIAAPGFIISDKSLSKEEKERIWVIYIVAFFVIFFWAAFEQAGASLTFFADEQTQREIGLHLSKSTLTMLYGFIIAILGLVGFNVFNKMKNEQKGVRELILLLIAAGIGSLVYLISGIANEGMDIQTIPASAFQSVNAIAIVIFAPIFSILWTVLGKRNIEPASPYKQSIGLLLLAIGYAVIALGVKGIEPSTKVNMMWLLSLYLIHTFGELCLSPIGLSMVNKLAPVKFASLLMGVWFLSTASANKFAGTLSSYYPETMLAVSAVQNEQTAKNFVICEKLDKKETINGTDFISIDLINLESIKDKDVKAEVVKNIFTNSVIKEKSFLGYKINSLYSFFMLFVFMAGIAAIILFFLSKKLLTMMHGIS, encoded by the coding sequence CAAAAGGGTTGTATCTATTATTTATAACTGAAATGTTTGAAAGATTCAGTTATTATGGAATGAGAGCCATTTTTATCCTATTCCTAACCAAAGCTTTGTTATATGATAAAGTACTGAGTTCTGATATTTATGGAAGTTATACTGGATTGGTATATTTAACACCATTATTAGGTGGCTATATGGCCGATAGATACTGGGGAAACAGAAAATCAATCGTTATTGGAGGTATTATGATGGCTATTGGTCAATTTTTTATGTTCTTAAGTGGCTCTTTTTATACACAAATAGAAATTGCACGTGTACTAATGGTTGGAGGTTTAGGCATGTTGATTTTTGGGAATGGCTTTTTCAAACCTAATATTTCAACAATGGTTGGTCAGCTTTACCCAAAAGGCGATAAAAGAATAGATTCTGCTTTTACCATTTTTTATATGGGAATAAATTTAGGTGCATTTTTATCTCCACTCGTTTGCGGAGGACTTGGAAATACTGGAGATCCTGCCGATTTTAAATGGGGATTCTTAGCAGCATCAATAGGAATGGTTATAAGTACTTCCATATTTGTTTGGCTCAAAAACCACTATATCGTTAGCCCAGAAGGTGAGGCTATTGGAGCTATTCCTAATGCCAATAGAAATTCAAATCAAGCAACTAAAGATAAAACAAAATCAGATTTTACCCAACAACAAGTTTTTACTTGGCTAGGTATTGAAATTGCGCTATTCGTTTTATTCTACTTTCTTGGTCAAGGTGTTATTGGCTCTTTCATATTCTCACTTTCTATTGCCGCTCCAGGTTTTATTATTTCCGATAAAAGTTTAAGTAAAGAAGAAAAGGAACGTATTTGGGTTATTTATATAGTTGCTTTCTTTGTTATTTTCTTTTGGGCAGCTTTTGAACAAGCAGGTGCATCTCTTACTTTCTTTGCCGATGAACAAACACAAAGAGAAATTGGCTTACATTTATCTAAAAGCACATTAACCATGCTATATGGCTTTATTATAGCTATATTAGGGCTAGTAGGTTTTAATGTATTCAACAAAATGAAAAATGAGCAAAAGGGTGTTAGAGAACTCATTCTTCTATTAATCGCTGCAGGAATAGGCTCATTGGTTTATCTAATAAGTGGTATTGCAAATGAAGGAATGGATATTCAAACTATCCCAGCTAGTGCTTTTCAATCGGTAAATGCTATTGCAATTGTAATATTTGCACCTATATTCTCTATTTTGTGGACAGTACTTGGTAAAAGAAACATAGAGCCTGCTTCCCCATACAAACAATCAATTGGCTTATTATTATTAGCCATAGGTTATGCCGTAATTGCGCTCGGAGTAAAAGGAATTGAGCCTTCAACTAAAGTAAACATGATGTGGTTATTAAGTCTTTACCTCATTCATACTTTTGGTGAATTATGTCTCTCTCCTATTGGTCTTTCTATGGTTAATAAATTGGCTCCTGTAAAATTTGCTTCATTATTAATGGGTGTTTGGTTTTTATCTACTGCTTCAGCAAACAAATTTGCTGGAACATTAAGTTCTTATTACCCAGAAACAATGCTTGCTGTTTCAGCGGTTCAAAATGAACAAACAGCTAAAAACTTTGTAATATGTGAGAAGCTAGATAAAAAAGAAACAATTAATGGAACAGACTTCATAAGTATTGATTTGATTAATTTAGAATCTATTAAAGACAAAGATGTAAAAGCAGAAGTTGTAAAAAACATTTTTACCAATTCTGTAATAAAAGAGAAATCTTTTTTAGGGTATAAAATAAATAGCCTTTACTCATTCTTCATGCTTTTTGTATTCATGGCAGGTATAGCTGCAATTATATTATTTTTTCTAAGCAAAAAATTATTGACTATGATGCACGGCATTTCATAA